The proteins below come from a single Acinonyx jubatus isolate Ajub_Pintada_27869175 chromosome A1, VMU_Ajub_asm_v1.0, whole genome shotgun sequence genomic window:
- the ARRDC3 gene encoding arrestin domain-containing protein 3 isoform X1 has translation MVLGKVKSLTISFDCLNDSNVPVYSSGDTVSGRVNLEVTGEIRVKSLKIHARGHAKVRWTESRNAGSNTAYTQNYTEEVEYFNHKDILIGHERDDDNSEEGFNTIHSGRHEYAFSFELPQTPLATSFEGRHGSVRYWVKAELHRPWLLPVKLKKEFTVFEHIDINTPSLLSPQAGTKEKTLCCWFCTSGPISLSAKIERKGYTPGESIQIFAEIENCSSRMVVPKAAIYQTQAFYAKGKMKEVKQLVANLRGESLSSGKTDTWNGKLLKIPPVSPSILDCSIIRVEYSLMVYVDIPGAMDLFLNLPLVIGTIPLHPFGSRTSSVSSQCSMNMNWLGLSLPERPEAPPSYAEVVTEEQRRNNLAPVSACDDFERALQGPLFAYIQEFRFLPPPLYSEIDPNPDQSADDRPSCPSR, from the exons ATGGTGCTGGGAAAGGTGAAGAGTTTGACAATAAGCTTTGACTGTCTTAATGACAGCAATGTCCCTGTGTATTCTAGTGGGGATACAGTCTCAGGAAGGGTGAATTTAGAAGTTACTGGGGAAATCAGAGtaaaatctcttaaaattcaTGCAAGAGGACATGCGAAAGTACGCTGGACCGAGTCAAGAAACGCCGGCTCCAATACTGCCTATACACAGAATTACACTGAAGAAGTAGAATATTTCAACCATAAAGACATCTTAATTGGACACGAAAGAG atGATGATAATTCCGAAGAAGGCTTCAACACTATTCATTCAGGAAGGCATGAATATGCATTCAGCTTCGAGCTTCCACAGAC ACCACTTGCTACCTCATTCGAAGGCCGACATGGCAGTGTGCGCTATTGGGTGAAAGCCGAATTGCACAGGCCTTGGCTTCTACCAGtaaaattaaagaaggaatttACAGTCTTTGAGCATATAGATATCAACACTCCTTCATTACTG tcaCCCCAAGCAGGCACAAAAGAAAAGACTCTCTGTTGCTGGTTCTGTACCTCAGGCCCAATATCCTTAAGTGCCAAAATCGAAAGGAAGGGCTATACCCCAG gtgaATCAATTCAGATATTTGCTGAGATTGAAAACTGCTCTTCCCGAATGGTAGTGCCAAAGGCAGCCATTTACCAAACACAGGCCTTCTATGCCAAAGGGAAAATGAAGGAAGTAAAACAGCTTGTGGCTAACTTACGTGGGGAATCCTTATCATCTGGAAAGACAGATACCTGGAATGGAAAGTTGCTGAAAATTCCACCAGTTTCTCCCTCTATCCTCGACTGTAGCATAATTCGTGTGGAATATTCACTAATG GTATATGTGGATATTCCTGGAGCTAtggatttatttcttaatttgccACTTGTCATTGGTACCATTCCTCTACATCCATTTGGTAGCAGAACCTCAAGTGTAAGCAGTCAGTGTAGCATGAATATGAACTGGCTTGGTTTATCCCTACCTGAAAGACCTGAAG CACCACCCAGCTATGCAGAAGTGGTAACAGAGGAACAAAGGCGGAACAATCTTGCACCAGTGAGTGCTTGTGATGACTTTGAGAGAGCGCTTCAAGGACCACTGTTTGCTTATATCCAGGAGTTTCGGTTCTTGCCTCCACCTCTTTATTCAGAG attGATCCAAATCCTGATCAGTCAGCAGATGATAGACCATCCTGCCCCTCTCGTTGA
- the ARRDC3 gene encoding arrestin domain-containing protein 3 isoform X2 codes for MMVSTLKNDDNSEEGFNTIHSGRHEYAFSFELPQTPLATSFEGRHGSVRYWVKAELHRPWLLPVKLKKEFTVFEHIDINTPSLLSPQAGTKEKTLCCWFCTSGPISLSAKIERKGYTPGESIQIFAEIENCSSRMVVPKAAIYQTQAFYAKGKMKEVKQLVANLRGESLSSGKTDTWNGKLLKIPPVSPSILDCSIIRVEYSLMVYVDIPGAMDLFLNLPLVIGTIPLHPFGSRTSSVSSQCSMNMNWLGLSLPERPEAPPSYAEVVTEEQRRNNLAPVSACDDFERALQGPLFAYIQEFRFLPPPLYSEIDPNPDQSADDRPSCPSR; via the exons ATGATGGTGTCTACACTAAAAA atGATGATAATTCCGAAGAAGGCTTCAACACTATTCATTCAGGAAGGCATGAATATGCATTCAGCTTCGAGCTTCCACAGAC ACCACTTGCTACCTCATTCGAAGGCCGACATGGCAGTGTGCGCTATTGGGTGAAAGCCGAATTGCACAGGCCTTGGCTTCTACCAGtaaaattaaagaaggaatttACAGTCTTTGAGCATATAGATATCAACACTCCTTCATTACTG tcaCCCCAAGCAGGCACAAAAGAAAAGACTCTCTGTTGCTGGTTCTGTACCTCAGGCCCAATATCCTTAAGTGCCAAAATCGAAAGGAAGGGCTATACCCCAG gtgaATCAATTCAGATATTTGCTGAGATTGAAAACTGCTCTTCCCGAATGGTAGTGCCAAAGGCAGCCATTTACCAAACACAGGCCTTCTATGCCAAAGGGAAAATGAAGGAAGTAAAACAGCTTGTGGCTAACTTACGTGGGGAATCCTTATCATCTGGAAAGACAGATACCTGGAATGGAAAGTTGCTGAAAATTCCACCAGTTTCTCCCTCTATCCTCGACTGTAGCATAATTCGTGTGGAATATTCACTAATG GTATATGTGGATATTCCTGGAGCTAtggatttatttcttaatttgccACTTGTCATTGGTACCATTCCTCTACATCCATTTGGTAGCAGAACCTCAAGTGTAAGCAGTCAGTGTAGCATGAATATGAACTGGCTTGGTTTATCCCTACCTGAAAGACCTGAAG CACCACCCAGCTATGCAGAAGTGGTAACAGAGGAACAAAGGCGGAACAATCTTGCACCAGTGAGTGCTTGTGATGACTTTGAGAGAGCGCTTCAAGGACCACTGTTTGCTTATATCCAGGAGTTTCGGTTCTTGCCTCCACCTCTTTATTCAGAG attGATCCAAATCCTGATCAGTCAGCAGATGATAGACCATCCTGCCCCTCTCGTTGA